The following proteins are co-located in the Thermus aquaticus genome:
- a CDS encoding TrbC/VirB2 family protein yields the protein MLEKVKPIFAKVKAFLATEHGKFLVMGLLVSVLLMSGVAHASNSDPASQAFGNVAAALCTIIKYLKGPIGLGVIVLMFAIGGISLAIGGRNALPLMIGAGIGGIIVAAAPYFAKMFINPSESLPQACNNVL from the coding sequence ATGCTGGAAAAGGTCAAGCCCATCTTCGCCAAGGTCAAGGCCTTTCTGGCCACGGAGCACGGCAAGTTCCTGGTAATGGGCCTTCTGGTGAGCGTCCTGCTCATGAGCGGGGTGGCCCACGCCTCCAACTCTGATCCCGCCAGCCAAGCGTTCGGCAACGTAGCCGCAGCCCTTTGCACCATCATCAAGTACCTCAAGGGCCCCATAGGGCTTGGGGTCATCGTCCTGATGTTCGCCATCGGTGGCATCAGCCTGGCCATCGGCGGGCGCAACGCCCTGCCCCTCATGATCGGGGCGGGGATTGGCGGCATCATCGTGGCCGCCGCCCCTTATTTCGCCAAGATGTTCATCAACCCCAGCGAGAGCCTTCCTCAGGCTTGTAACAACGTCCTCTAA
- a CDS encoding TraC family protein, with translation MTSASRTSLFGKAREDSLTALLPYWEIQDGLMVLNDGRVELGVGLEMSPTLFVHTAYMEGFVGVVKSLLRSGVPEGTRARLIVEVSPAHPSRVQHYAAGWAPSHPTARFLHERRAEAWWSRWQREEILEKRIYLTVLFGKRRGRRRIPFTKEEWQEVVAEAKRIQERIVQIASAYRIRAFPLGDQDIFALAYRYLNPALALSEVPEYRQTWQRYPREAIRRIESLRPPTLRAQLLKGEVDNSYRDALYVGGMWAGILSMYTVPDETYAEMGDVLALAGGSRFYLVMDFLHEPHELALRALKARARRYYSASQSGTYVDPNVRVGQVETEGAITHISQTGVPHSTWVWGHGRLQVLGPPGTPPSPGRGTGS, from the coding sequence ATGACGAGCGCTTCCAGGACTAGCCTTTTCGGTAAGGCGCGGGAGGACTCCCTGACCGCGCTTTTGCCCTACTGGGAGATCCAGGACGGCCTCATGGTTCTGAACGACGGCCGAGTGGAGCTGGGGGTGGGCCTGGAGATGTCCCCCACCCTCTTCGTCCACACAGCCTATATGGAGGGCTTCGTGGGGGTGGTGAAGAGCCTCTTGCGCTCAGGGGTGCCCGAGGGTACCAGGGCCAGGCTCATCGTGGAGGTCTCCCCCGCCCACCCCTCCCGGGTGCAGCACTACGCCGCGGGGTGGGCCCCCTCTCACCCCACGGCCCGCTTCCTGCACGAGCGGCGGGCCGAGGCCTGGTGGTCCAGGTGGCAGCGGGAGGAGATCCTGGAGAAGCGGATCTACCTCACCGTGCTCTTCGGGAAGCGCCGGGGGAGGCGGCGCATCCCCTTCACCAAGGAGGAGTGGCAGGAGGTGGTGGCCGAGGCCAAGCGCATCCAGGAGCGCATCGTCCAGATCGCGTCCGCCTACCGCATCCGGGCCTTCCCCTTGGGGGACCAGGACATATTCGCCCTGGCCTACCGCTACCTGAACCCCGCCCTGGCCCTCTCGGAAGTTCCCGAGTACCGCCAGACCTGGCAGCGCTACCCCAGGGAGGCCATCCGGCGCATAGAGTCCCTGAGGCCCCCCACGCTGAGAGCCCAGCTCCTCAAGGGGGAGGTGGACAACAGCTACCGGGACGCCCTCTACGTGGGGGGCATGTGGGCCGGCATCCTCTCCATGTACACGGTGCCGGACGAGACCTACGCCGAGATGGGGGACGTGCTGGCCTTGGCGGGGGGGAGCCGCTTCTACCTGGTCATGGACTTCCTCCACGAGCCCCACGAGCTGGCCCTCAGGGCCCTCAAGGCCAGGGCCAGGCGGTACTACTCCGCCAGCCAGTCGGGCACCTACGTGGACCCCAACGTGCGGGTGGGCCAGGTGGAGACGGAGGGGGCCATCACCCACATCTCCCAGACGGGGGTCCCTCATAGCACCTGGGTCTGGGGCCATGGCCGTCTTCAAGTCCTTGGGCCCCCCGGTACGCCTCCCTCCCCCGGGAGGGGCACCGGGTCCTGA
- a CDS encoding type IV secretory system conjugative DNA transfer family protein — MQESLFETPPWLKALRAFGFLFFLASLAATFYVGLRGGLEAADQMAKAGWDAAIGRPGARGLEFAAACMLRVDSPCGAALNDLWMARLNYDLLRLLLVVGFVGGLSPFVYQPKRPRKLPGLGRWATEADLAPYLTPKGAGWYGQVGRRPVRVPEAQRVAHTLVVGKPGHGKTSGYYLPNLLLDAKDGWGAIVYDLKFPDRGGLMEAMAYYAHHGRPVYPFTPWGERSFRINFLEGAEDITQAKLIAEIFVPRNPKVPDSKEFYPGLERTLLQGLIHAEGVEGRYSLAHIYRVLGDGVAGLKAYVEVRPYLQVELKTLLEMRQDQLAGILNGARNRLSIWLDPGLAACTEPGPMEVPWDRFFEEPSLLYIGVPQELIGDNASGYVLLKLLKRIVDLKTLQYANRHGGRLKVPLSVYWDEFPNFGFLPGIKENLGTMRSRRVAYHIAVQNTDQGRAVYGDDEWEAIEGTFAQRVYFLSGLSDNDAARLSEVLGQTTVVQEARGVSRKGVLPFPTGRTMGEREVARPLLSPEEMRTSRKGEAVVLLEGTPPARIELFGMWRKEHLLHGLWAKARKAEPPQAGAPVPREQVRVVPPSSSQGVGAPDTAPWAADPSRPEALLLYLEALTRRTPRFKRYYAGTQTTRLDFYLPSDFPLPEPAWAKLGWCEMEGERLSLTQKGLQAMEEADREGARALVRWCRVLERWYKAHGEPPPEVVAFPRGEGERVLLGRVCGEAVEVRDEEILVRPGLGLGGLRCPRRGEGPHPSGGLGDRQAGHGGGPGADEPPGPEAHRGGPEGGEGAEGGEGVLAHHDGGANP, encoded by the coding sequence ATGCAGGAAAGCCTCTTTGAAACCCCGCCCTGGCTGAAGGCCCTCAGGGCTTTTGGCTTCCTCTTCTTCCTCGCCAGCCTGGCGGCCACCTTCTACGTGGGGCTTCGGGGGGGCCTCGAGGCCGCCGACCAGATGGCCAAGGCGGGGTGGGACGCCGCCATCGGCCGGCCCGGGGCCAGGGGCCTGGAGTTCGCCGCCGCCTGCATGTTGCGGGTGGACTCCCCTTGCGGGGCCGCCCTCAACGACCTCTGGATGGCCCGGCTCAACTACGACCTCCTCAGGCTCCTCCTGGTGGTGGGCTTCGTAGGGGGCCTTTCCCCCTTCGTCTACCAGCCCAAGCGGCCCAGGAAGCTTCCCGGCCTGGGGAGGTGGGCCACGGAGGCGGACCTGGCCCCCTACCTGACCCCCAAAGGCGCTGGGTGGTACGGCCAGGTGGGGCGGCGGCCGGTCCGGGTCCCCGAGGCCCAGCGGGTGGCCCACACCCTGGTGGTGGGCAAGCCCGGCCACGGCAAGACCTCGGGCTACTACCTGCCCAACCTCCTCCTGGACGCCAAAGACGGGTGGGGCGCCATCGTCTACGACCTCAAGTTCCCCGACCGTGGGGGGCTCATGGAGGCCATGGCCTACTACGCCCACCACGGCCGGCCCGTCTACCCCTTCACGCCCTGGGGGGAGAGGTCCTTCCGCATCAACTTCTTGGAGGGCGCGGAGGACATCACCCAGGCCAAGCTCATCGCCGAGATCTTCGTGCCCCGAAACCCCAAGGTGCCGGACTCCAAGGAGTTCTACCCCGGGCTGGAGCGGACCCTCCTCCAGGGCCTCATCCACGCCGAGGGGGTGGAAGGGCGGTACTCCCTGGCCCACATCTACCGGGTCCTGGGGGACGGGGTGGCCGGCCTCAAGGCCTACGTGGAGGTGCGGCCCTACCTGCAGGTGGAGCTCAAGACCCTCCTGGAGATGCGCCAGGACCAGCTGGCGGGGATTCTGAACGGGGCCAGGAACCGGCTTTCCATATGGCTTGACCCCGGCCTGGCCGCCTGCACCGAGCCGGGGCCCATGGAGGTCCCCTGGGACCGCTTCTTTGAGGAGCCCTCCCTGCTCTACATCGGCGTCCCTCAGGAGCTCATCGGCGACAACGCCTCGGGGTACGTGCTCCTCAAGCTCCTCAAGCGCATCGTGGACCTCAAGACCCTGCAGTACGCCAACCGCCACGGCGGCAGGCTCAAGGTGCCCCTCTCCGTGTACTGGGACGAGTTCCCCAACTTCGGCTTCCTCCCCGGGATCAAGGAGAACCTGGGGACCATGCGCTCCAGGCGGGTGGCCTACCACATCGCCGTGCAGAACACCGACCAGGGCCGGGCGGTCTACGGGGACGACGAGTGGGAGGCCATAGAGGGCACCTTCGCCCAGCGGGTCTACTTCCTCTCCGGGCTTTCCGACAACGACGCCGCGCGGCTTTCCGAGGTCCTGGGGCAGACCACGGTCGTGCAGGAGGCCCGGGGCGTGAGCCGGAAGGGGGTCCTGCCCTTCCCCACGGGCCGCACCATGGGCGAGCGGGAGGTGGCCAGGCCCCTCCTTTCCCCCGAGGAGATGCGCACGAGCCGGAAGGGGGAGGCAGTGGTCCTCCTGGAGGGCACGCCCCCGGCCCGGATAGAGCTCTTCGGCATGTGGCGGAAGGAGCACCTCCTGCACGGGCTTTGGGCCAAGGCGCGAAAGGCGGAGCCTCCCCAGGCGGGGGCCCCGGTGCCGAGGGAGCAGGTGCGGGTGGTGCCGCCTTCCTCCAGCCAGGGGGTGGGCGCCCCCGACACCGCTCCCTGGGCCGCCGACCCCTCGAGGCCCGAGGCCCTTCTCCTCTACCTGGAGGCCCTGACCCGGCGCACGCCCCGGTTCAAGCGCTACTACGCCGGGACCCAGACCACCCGGCTGGACTTCTACCTCCCCTCGGACTTCCCCCTGCCCGAGCCGGCCTGGGCCAAGCTGGGCTGGTGCGAGATGGAGGGCGAGAGGCTTTCCCTGACCCAGAAGGGCCTCCAGGCCATGGAGGAGGCGGACCGGGAGGGCGCGCGGGCCCTGGTGCGCTGGTGCCGGGTGCTGGAGCGCTGGTACAAGGCCCACGGCGAGCCCCCGCCCGAGGTGGTGGCCTTCCCCAGGGGGGAAGGGGAGAGGGTCCTCCTGGGCCGGGTGTGCGGCGAAGCGGTGGAGGTGCGGGATGAGGAGATTCTGGTTCGTCCTGGTCTTGGCCTTGGGGGTCTCCGCTGCCCAAGGCGAGGTGAAGGCCC